TTAAAGCGACGATATCCTGAGTATATTCCGCCGCGGCTAAACAGGGGAGGGCCATACTGAATGTCATGAGGCAACAATTCCTAACGAGAATCCACTTCATAAAAACAACGGTTTGGTATGCTTCTTATTTTCATCTATTGATTTGTGAATAAAACATTACAGCCTCTGCCCATTTTGGCGGACGATGCCCTTTCCGCCGCAGTTGATGCAGGTGTTGTTGCCGAACTTGCCGCTTCCGTTGCAAGCGGGGCATACTTTGACGCCATCGTTTTGATGGCATTTCAGGATTTCATTTGCAGACAAGTGAGTGTTCGAGGGAGACAAACTGGCATGTGCCAGCAGAGCGGAGCAGAAAACGGCTATCAAAGCCATGAGGGTGATACGGGATGTGTTCATGATGAGTCTTCTTAGATGGGATTAACGGGATACAGATTGAACCGGATGTATGGCGGCATCTCCTTCCGGAATGGGTGACTCCTCGTTGCTGATCACGATGACAATCTCCAAAAGAGCTTGTCGAAGGGTAAGATGACGAAAGGCCATGCGCTTCAGCAGATACAATCTGGCTTCGTCGCTCAGCTTCTCAAGTAGTTCGGGGATATCACACTGCATACTCGCCATACGGATATTTTTCTATATCTTTTTAGAGTGTCTTGTCAAATAGTATTATAGCTAATATGGAAGAAAAGATATTATTTTATAGAGAAATCTAGCTCTCGCCCTCTTATTCTATCCGCTTATTTCTCTGGCATTCATGGCTTGGGAGTTGACGAACAATAGCAGGAAAGCTAGTATCCCTATCATGAGTTCAGATTCCAAACCACAGATGGATTTGAAAGCCGACGTCAAGCGTTGGCTCAAGGCACGTGGGCTGGACTACAAGTGGTTGGCCGGGCAATGCTTCGTCAGTGAAGTGACCGTTTACAACTGGATGGCCAAGAAAAAGATCCCGGAGGTCAAGGAACACATCATCCGATCCTTGATGAATGATATGCCCGTCACTCTGCCGTCTGTCAAAGTAGAGACGGAATCCCGCGTAATCCTTCAGCTTCCCCCGGATGTCCAGGCGGCATTGGAACGCAGGGCGCTCGACAGCAAAATGACATTGACCGATTTTTTGGCAACAAAAATCAACGAGATTGTTCATGAAGAGGCTTCACCTGGGCCGTCTCTTGTGGACGAAATCGAACGCGAGGAATTTCCGGAAGACAAGGATTGATTCCGAGGGGGGCCATGATACATGATTGAACTATTCATTCGTCATGCATCAGGAACCAGTCTCTCTTCCACCCGGCAAAAAGGTAGGTCCTTATACCGTTGAACGTGTATTGGGCCACGGGGGAAACGGCATTGCTTATCTGGCCTATGACAAGACGCTGGATAGAAAGGTTGTCCTCAAAGAACACTATCCTCTTGGTCTTTGTACGAGGGATTCAATGACCCATTGCCTGGTTCCCCTGAATGAAGAAACGGAATGTATCTTTGCCGGATCCGTTGACCAATTCATCAGGGAAGCCCGTTTGATCGCCTCCCTGGATCATCCCTCTATCATTAAAATACACAGGGTATTCAGCCTTTCGCCTACAACCTGTTTTTATGTAATGCCTCTTCTTGAGGGAGGAACCATGCAGGATGTCATCGTCTCTGGCAAACGCATTCCGCCGGCGACAATTATCTCATGGCTTCAAACTCTGGTTTCGGCTCTCAGCTGTCTAAACCAGCATCACATCGTCCATCTGGACATCAAGCCCAGTAATATCCTCTTCACCAGGGAAGGCCAGCCCGTATTGGCGGATTTCGGAACCGCCTCCCTGCGGCCCCTGTATGGCATGGTCCATGTTCTGGCACATTCCGCGTACTCGGCTCCCGAGTTATTGACGGAAGACGCGGCTCCCGACATCCGGGCGGATCAATACTCCCTGGCAGCGTGCTTTTATGAACTGATGACCTCCTATCCTTGGAACACCATGTCCGGAAAGGTCGGTGAAGCACATGCGGGAGAGTTATTGGCATCATTGGTCCAAAAAGAGAAATCCCTGAGATGCGTAAGCTGTCTTCTTGTTCAAAACCTCTCCCTGAAGAGAGAGGAACGGTCTCTTTCGCCAGAAGCGTGGCTGACCGATATGGATCATGCCCTCCGTCGCAATCGAATACGGAAGCTCTGGAGCAGAATTCTGACGATAGCGGTCGTGATGCTCGTTACAGGGGGAGCGCTTACCTGGGGGCTTTATGAGACAGGTGTTTTGACGCAAGAAATCAGGAAAAGTCCTGAAGATCTTCTTGTCGAAGAACTGCTTCAAGATCCGGAAATCGCGGCATTCAACCGGGAATCCCGGGAATTTCATGATTACTATAGCCGCATGTTCCTCAATCTGGCCAAAAAGAAGGAGGTTTCCGTCCGGAAGACGCTGGAAACCATCAACGCCGCCAGAAACGCTGAAGAACTGGAACAAATCAGGCAGACATGGCGCAAGCAGCAACAGTTTGACAACATGACCCTGCTGGCGGCGGAACGCGTGTACGCCATCAAGGGAAAAGGACTCGCCCAGCAATATAAACACCTGACTTCACCCGCATGGTTCCAGCACTGGAAGCAGAATCATCCCGACTCCTGTTCCGACGATATCCTCCAGTCGTTGTCCCCGCAACTCCTTCCAAGGATATTCCCCCATCCCCTCCACAATCCTTCCTACCTCAGCGAAAGCCGCCTCCGCATCAACGCCGCATCCAGCAGTGTTACCCACGCTCTGGAGAAAAAGGCGCAGGAATTTGGCATCTACAAAACCTCCTATCCGGATGGTACTCCCCGCAATCCCGCTATTTCCGACAAGACAGATTTTGACGCTGCGGATTGATTGATTTTGGAGGCTTTGATGCCTTTCTCCAGAATATCTTGTGTGTTTATGGTTCTGAGCAAGGGTATTTGGAATGACAATATCTACTTTATTCCCTTGTGAGCGACGTAACAGATGCCTAAGGGTGGAAGTACCGCCCTGTTTATTCGTGTACTTCAATGGCGAGGTTCTCGGCATCCTCCTTTCTTTCATTCGCTCATTTTATGGGCATTTTTATTCGGCAGAAATAATGTCTTGCATCATTTATATAAATCAACAATATTCTCATATTCAATACTCTGCGTCAGTTAGCCCAAAAACACAGCGAACTCTTTGAACTCCTCATAACGTTTCCGGTCATAAAGAGATCAGCCTAAATACTAGTCTGATATGTGGAGGATTTTCATAGGCTAATCCAACAGTATCGCTTTCTGCATCAGCATCTGGTTATTTTGATAGAACGGCACGTCTGTGTTCCCAAGGACAGTGGGCGGCACATTTGACAGCTCAGTGAGATTATCCATCGGTACGATGACGCTCTTTGCTCCGTTTTCGGAGAGCATAGTGACCTTGTCCGCAAAATTGATCACCCGCTCGATGGCACCACCCACTGAGATATTTCCGAGCACCGCCAGACCAGCCTTGAGGTTCTTTTTGTAAAGAGCTGATACGATGGCGATGTAAACAGCGGAACCTATTCCTGATGAGATCGCAGCTCCCAGAAGGTTGGTAACCTGTATCGTAATGTCATAATTCTTCAGCGAGTGTTTATCGCTCAGAATCGTTTTTTCATTGGCCTTGATGTATTGATACGTGTTTTTGATATTTTCCTTTACTGCCGTGTTATTGACCCCGGTTATGTTCAACTTCCCAGACCCGGCGACAGCGACAGTTTCAATTCTCACCAAAGCAACGTTTTCACCGTCACTTGTACTGGTGTAACAGATTCCCGGCGGTAGCGGTGTGTTCTCGATAAGGTGTGAACCTTTTTCTTCAGGCAGGCCGATAAAGCTCTCTTCCTGGGTTTCCTTATCGATGTAGGAAAAGTTGGTATCCCAGAACTCCATACCACCAATGCGCTTCAACTGCTCTTTAACGCGACGACGCATCTCCAGAGCGATCTCAACGTACTCTTTGATGTCTTCTTTGGTGTATTCTCCATCTGGGTGCATTAGCTTGATCAATCCGGAAACAGTTTTTTTAACCGGCTTTGTATCACGCTGTTTAAGATGAGCACCAAGGGTGTAATATTTTTCAATCGCATCAGTATAGGTAACCCGCCTCAACGACTTGAGAGCTTCCGAAAAGTAGTCCGTGCTAAATCCAAAGCTGGAAGTAAAGTGCTTGGGTGAGAACTTGATCATTTCCCAGCCAGGCAGATAAAAATGGATACGATCGAGGAAGGCGGTATCGCTGTTAACCTCATCGGATAGCGGGCTGAACAGGTGCGAAGTTTGCAAAACCGTTTCAACCGGTTGATTGATATTTCCATTTAGAATGATGGAGGCGACACCTGTAATTTCACCACCAGCACCGGCACGGGAGAATGATCCCGATTCCATGTAGTCCTTCATGAGAGGAACGGCATCTCTATCTTTGAAAATCTTGTCGGTAGCCTCATCAAAGCAGATGGCATCCCATTGTCCAACTGCACCGACTTTGCCAGTTGAGCCATGAACGAAAAGTTTGGCGACAGTTGCTTGGCCACCAGAGATCAAAACAGCGTAAGGTGTGAGCTCTTTAAAGACAAACGACTTACCCGTAGAGCGTGGCCCGAGCTCAATGAAATTGAAGTTTGATTCAACCATTGGGAGTAGCCGGGAAAGCAGGAGCATCTTGATACGGTCAGTGACACCTTCTGCACTTGGCTCATAGCCGCAGCTTCGTAACAGGATGTCAAGCCATTCACTTTTTGTGAATTCCTTGCGTTTATTGATGATCTTACTATTATCAAAGCTGGAGAGCTGGATCGGCTTAATCTCAGTAATTACAAACGGGAAGATATTCTGACCAATCTTTATGTTGGGATCATACTCCACATCAATAATCGCCCAGATGCCACCCATCAGCATTTTTTCATGCTGTTTTACCAATCCATCGCTGATGTTTCCGTTTTTGATGTTACTGTTCTGTAGTTTTGCCCAGTAAATGTCCTTTTTAGAATCCAACTCGACGGAAATTTTGTCGATGATCTTGTAACGGCCTTTCTCACGAATCTTTGAATGAATCAGAGAGCTCTCTTCCGGA
This is a stretch of genomic DNA from Akkermansia sp. N21116. It encodes these proteins:
- a CDS encoding serine/threonine-protein kinase — its product is MHQEPVSLPPGKKVGPYTVERVLGHGGNGIAYLAYDKTLDRKVVLKEHYPLGLCTRDSMTHCLVPLNEETECIFAGSVDQFIREARLIASLDHPSIIKIHRVFSLSPTTCFYVMPLLEGGTMQDVIVSGKRIPPATIISWLQTLVSALSCLNQHHIVHLDIKPSNILFTREGQPVLADFGTASLRPLYGMVHVLAHSAYSAPELLTEDAAPDIRADQYSLAACFYELMTSYPWNTMSGKVGEAHAGELLASLVQKEKSLRCVSCLLVQNLSLKREERSLSPEAWLTDMDHALRRNRIRKLWSRILTIAVVMLVTGGALTWGLYETGVLTQEIRKSPEDLLVEELLQDPEIAAFNRESREFHDYYSRMFLNLAKKKEVSVRKTLETINAARNAEELEQIRQTWRKQQQFDNMTLLAAERVYAIKGKGLAQQYKHLTSPAWFQHWKQNHPDSCSDDILQSLSPQLLPRIFPHPLHNPSYLSESRLRINAASSSVTHALEKKAQEFGIYKTSYPDGTPRNPAISDKTDFDAAD
- the brxL gene encoding protease Lon-related BREX system protein BrxL produces the protein MAVLNDLDIKLLEHFRGYVVKKDLVRTVKVGANVPVFVLEYLIANSCSTDDEEKIRIGMENVKKVLSEHYVNPEESSLIHSKIREKGRYKIIDKISVELDSKKDIYWAKLQNSNIKNGNISDGLVKQHEKMLMGGIWAIIDVEYDPNIKIGQNIFPFVITEIKPIQLSSFDNSKIINKRKEFTKSEWLDILLRSCGYEPSAEGVTDRIKMLLLSRLLPMVESNFNFIELGPRSTGKSFVFKELTPYAVLISGGQATVAKLFVHGSTGKVGAVGQWDAICFDEATDKIFKDRDAVPLMKDYMESGSFSRAGAGGEITGVASIILNGNINQPVETVLQTSHLFSPLSDEVNSDTAFLDRIHFYLPGWEMIKFSPKHFTSSFGFSTDYFSEALKSLRRVTYTDAIEKYYTLGAHLKQRDTKPVKKTVSGLIKLMHPDGEYTKEDIKEYVEIALEMRRRVKEQLKRIGGMEFWDTNFSYIDKETQEESFIGLPEEKGSHLIENTPLPPGICYTSTSDGENVALVRIETVAVAGSGKLNITGVNNTAVKENIKNTYQYIKANEKTILSDKHSLKNYDITIQVTNLLGAAISSGIGSAVYIAIVSALYKKNLKAGLAVLGNISVGGAIERVINFADKVTMLSENGAKSVIVPMDNLTELSNVPPTVLGNTDVPFYQNNQMLMQKAILLD